In Mytilus trossulus isolate FHL-02 chromosome 14, PNRI_Mtr1.1.1.hap1, whole genome shotgun sequence, a genomic segment contains:
- the LOC134697020 gene encoding glutamate receptor-like, whose protein sequence is MQIKYKLCIAKDEQYGKELENGTWNGVIGELVRGEADIAFGAMTISSERERVVDFTKPFMSLGISIMIKKPANKKAHTFSFMDPLSYEIWMCILFAYVGVSVVLFLVSRFSPTEWHIEDNSTIKNAFTISNSLWYSLGAFMQQGCDISPKSVSGRIVGSVWWFFTLIIISSYTANLAAFLTVERMNTPIDSAEDLAKQTRIQYGVYEGGTTYNFFKKSKVAIYERMWAYMSSAQDVFAKTTREGVKRVRDENGKYAYLIESSTNEYINTRKPCDTMKVGSNLDSKGYGIATPIGSNLRDRLTLAVLNLRERGRLQSLKKKWWDERSECGDDATVLDGSNAELKLNNVAGIFYILIGGLCLSVIIAGFEFLYRSIAESRKSQKTFGTIVRQKARLSFRGSIDSTNPEASTPLKSSGSFGTYKYNGPTQLPGFDPYVDTNTHTEV, encoded by the exons AtgcaaatcaaatataaattatgcATTGCTAAAGATGAACAATATGGAAAGGAACTTGAAAATGGTACATGGAATGGAGTAATTGGAGAATTAGTGAGAGGG gaAGCTGATATAGCATTTGGGGCGATGACAATATCATCAGAGCGGGAACGCGTCGTCGATTTTACGAAACCTTTTATGAGTTTAGGCATCAGTATAATGATAAAGAAACCAGCCAACAAGAAAGCACACACCTTTTCATTTATGGACCCTTTGTCCTATGAAATTTGGAtgtgtattttatttgcctACGTTGGAGTTAGTGTAGTGCTATTCCTTGTCAGTAGATTTAGTCCAACAGAGTGGCATATAGAAGACAACAGCACAATAAAAAATGCCTTTACAATATCTAATAGTTTATGGTATTCCCTTGGTGCTTTCATGCAACAGGGATGTGATATAAGTCCGAA ATCGGTTTCTGGTCGaattgttggtagtgtatggtGGTTTTTCACTTTGATCATTATATCATCTTATACTGCCAATTTAGCGGCTTTTCTCACAGTTGAACGAATGAACACACCTATTGATTCTGCAGAGGATTTAGCAAAACAAACACGAATTCAGTATGGAGTGTATGAAGGCGGAACCACCTATAATTTCTTTAAG AAATCAAAGGTAGCAATTTATGAACGAATGTGGGCTTACATGTCATCTGCCCAAGATGTATTTGCAAAGACAACACGAGAAGGAGTGAAGAGGGTTCGCGATGAAAATGGGAAATATGCATATTTAATAGAATCGTCAACAAATGAATATATTAATACCAGAAAACCATGTGATACAATGAAGGTCGGAAGCAATCTAGATTCAAAGGGATACGGCATTGCAACCCCGATTGGATCTAATTTAAG AGACAGACTTACGCTTGCCGTTCTTAACTTGAGGGAAAGAGGACGTTTACAGTCATTGAAGAAAAAGTGGTGGGACGAGCGATCAGAATGCGGAGATGATGCCACTGTCTTG gATGGTAGCAATGCTgagttaaaattgaataatgttGCTggaattttctacattttaattgGTGGATTATGTTTGTCAGTAATCATTGCTGGATTCGAATTCCTATACAGGTCAATAGCTGAATCAAGAAAATCTCAG aaaacTTTTGGTACAATCGTTAGACAAAAAGCTCGCCTTTCTTTCAGAGGCTCTATAGATTCAACCAACCCTGAAGCTTCGACTCCTTTAAAAAGTTCAGGATCATTCGGAACT taTAAATATAATGGACCAACTCAATTACCTGGTTTTGACCCTTATGTCGACACCAATACCCATACAGAAGTATAA